In Lachnospiraceae bacterium, one DNA window encodes the following:
- a CDS encoding GNAT family N-acetyltransferase yields the protein MREKNENVKIQVASVDDAEELLAIYTPYVEKTAITFEYEVPSVEEFKGRIAHVLERFPYLKAVEAGKILGYAYVSPFKERAAYNWAVETSIYVDENVKHKGVGRKLHEALETVLKEQGILNMEACIGYPEEEDGYLDKNSARFHAHMGYRMVGEFKKCGYKFDRWYNMVWMEHIIGEHQTHMAYPERFPQIRDRLKEKYGLE from the coding sequence ATGAGAGAGAAAAATGAAAATGTAAAGATCCAGGTGGCATCTGTGGATGATGCAGAGGAACTGCTGGCAATTTACACTCCTTACGTAGAAAAAACAGCCATTACTTTTGAGTATGAAGTTCCGTCTGTAGAAGAATTCAAAGGACGGATCGCCCATGTTTTAGAACGCTTCCCATATCTGAAAGCAGTAGAAGCAGGTAAGATACTTGGATATGCCTATGTAAGTCCTTTTAAAGAACGGGCCGCATACAACTGGGCTGTGGAAACTTCTATTTATGTAGATGAAAATGTAAAGCACAAAGGCGTTGGAAGAAAGCTTCATGAGGCTTTGGAAACTGTTTTAAAAGAGCAGGGCATTCTGAATATGGAAGCCTGCATCGGCTATCCTGAAGAAGAAGACGGATATCTGGACAAAAACAGCGCCCGGTTCCATGCCCATATGGGATACCGCATGGTAGGTGAGTTTAAAAAATGTGGCTATAAATTTGACCGCTGGTACAATATGGTATGGATGGAGCATATCATTGGAGAACATCAGACCCATATGGCCTATCCGGAAAGATTTCCCCAGATCCGTGACAGGCTGAAAGAAAAATACGGTTTAGAGTAG
- a CDS encoding LysR family transcriptional regulator — protein sequence MTLQQLAYIKMTAECGNITEAAEKLFISQPSLSAAIHNLEKEMGVTIFVRSKKGVVLTREGEELLSYAGMLLEQADIMKEHFGVGKARMPKFSVSCQHYSFAVNAFVDVVQAYDAEKYDFILRETQTGEIIDDVANGKSELGVIYLSEHNEEVLTKLIKKNGLIFEELFTAEPHVFISNRHPLAAKEKIQLEDLKPYPYLTYEQGERNSFYYAEEFLSMLDMPKNIQVRDRATMFNLIIGLNGFTVCSGVISEELNGSQIIARPLAMDVQMRIGLVKKKNILFSRYADTYIEALKKYVSIG from the coding sequence ATGACACTGCAGCAGCTTGCATACATAAAAATGACCGCTGAGTGCGGAAACATCACAGAAGCAGCAGAAAAACTCTTTATATCCCAGCCAAGCCTCAGTGCAGCGATCCATAACCTGGAAAAAGAAATGGGAGTGACCATTTTTGTAAGATCAAAAAAAGGTGTGGTCCTTACCAGAGAAGGAGAAGAACTGCTGTCCTATGCGGGAATGCTGTTGGAGCAGGCAGATATTATGAAAGAGCATTTCGGCGTTGGAAAAGCGCGGATGCCCAAGTTTTCTGTTTCCTGCCAGCATTATTCTTTTGCAGTAAATGCTTTTGTAGATGTGGTTCAGGCTTATGATGCGGAAAAATATGATTTTATTCTCAGGGAAACCCAGACCGGTGAGATCATTGATGACGTGGCAAATGGAAAAAGTGAGCTGGGAGTGATCTATCTGTCTGAACATAATGAGGAAGTGCTGACAAAGCTGATCAAAAAGAATGGTCTGATCTTTGAAGAATTATTTACAGCAGAGCCTCATGTATTTATCAGCAACAGACATCCTCTGGCGGCGAAGGAGAAAATACAGTTAGAAGATCTGAAGCCATATCCCTATCTTACTTATGAACAGGGGGAACGGAATTCTTTTTACTATGCAGAAGAATTTTTAAGTATGCTGGACATGCCTAAAAATATCCAGGTAAGGGACCGGGCGACCATGTTTAACCTGATCATTGGTTTAAATGGTTTTACCGTATGTTCCGGTGTCATAAGCGAAGAACTGAACGGTTCCCAGATCATTGCAAGGCCGCTGGCTATGGATGTGCAGATGCGGATCGGCCTGGTAAAAAAGAAAAATATTTTGTTCAGCCGTTATGCAGATACTTATATTGAAGCGTTGAAGAAATATGTATCCATAGGTTAA
- a CDS encoding ECF transporter S component, whose protein sequence is MFIALTYVFTAFVNVRLPIAANGGLIHLGNVPLFICAILLGKRTGMLAGAFGMGLFDLLSGWTAWAPFTFIIVGAMGYVVGAMTEGHHSTARDAAAIAAACVIKVAGYYIAEVIIYHNLFAPVASIPGNLVQIGTAAVIVLICVEQLRKVLRPILK, encoded by the coding sequence ATGTTTATTGCACTGACCTATGTATTTACAGCATTTGTAAATGTAAGACTGCCTATTGCAGCAAACGGCGGGCTGATCCATTTAGGAAATGTACCCTTATTTATCTGTGCGATCCTGTTAGGAAAGCGCACTGGTATGTTAGCAGGTGCTTTTGGTATGGGATTATTTGACCTGTTATCCGGCTGGACTGCATGGGCGCCATTTACATTTATCATTGTAGGTGCTATGGGTTACGTAGTAGGTGCCATGACAGAAGGTCACCACAGTACAGCAAGAGATGCAGCAGCCATTGCAGCAGCCTGTGTGATCAAAGTAGCAGGTTATTATATTGCAGAAGTGATCATTTACCACAATCTGTTTGCTCCTGTAGCTTCTATTCCCGGAAATCTGGTGCAGATCGGTACAGCAGCAGTGATCGTTCTTATATGTGTAGAGCAGCTTCGTAAGGTACTTCGTCCTATTCTTAAATAA
- a CDS encoding DNA internalization-related competence protein ComEC/Rec2, which produces MKRPLVVITAGFVLGEVLALCLQEAVYRKCFWFAGALFLAALIARHFLGKDQDRYLGRDQNRDLAGNSGRSVTYRILLLIFMFIFSGMSAGSFLGVQFRNQMDREEDRIAQAEFGDVVQLTGQVMDVREKSEKLEIIVNKVKIQWLTLQFPVQLYGVPGELENWEESLLPGKKVKIACSLNLAESEKNPGEFNAKLYYRSKGVVCTGYIKALKESWGADRPFMRVILRFRKYCSRILEQYCEKEDSSIYKAVLLGDTSFMEADTLDLYRSSGIAHLLAVSGQHLSLIGGGIYLLLRKTIGGFKAAGILGGSFVISYGIFTGSGGSAVRAVLMICCLWLAAERGRTYDSLSALGFAALSLLGKNPYLIFHSGFQLSFSAVLAISGPGQWMIREFNIGKNWKKIVVISLWVQIILLPVMAWHYYQYPLYGMFLNFLVLPFVAFLMLSGIMILLTGGFWPFAAETAAKVGHVILVYYKWICGCSMKLPGAVRITGRPGPGQIMGYIVVWGIGIASLKWLMGRKLKGQRRAVFAAVVLIISVLIGFTILSPRPVKGFELLCLDVGQGDGFLLRSGRTSILIDGGSSDKKKLGSRTLEPCLKSKGISRLDIAIVSHGDNDHISGLLYLLEQKMPIDILILPAGGKGGDIYGKLEQMQAEAGGRTYYMHQGDRIKAGEMEFTCIFEKETEKERNAHSLVLCTHYKDLHILFTGDMGISEETELLKMTEIKGSIQQEHLKHVQILKTAHHGSKGSSSPGFLGKMPLKAAFISYGKDNSYGHPSPAVTEQMKKQNISFYETGGNGAWILENKDRKVIIKRAVKTSTSFRK; this is translated from the coding sequence ATGAAACGGCCCCTTGTGGTGATAACCGCAGGTTTTGTACTTGGAGAGGTGCTTGCCCTGTGTTTACAGGAGGCTGTATACAGAAAATGTTTCTGGTTTGCAGGAGCGCTGTTTTTAGCAGCGCTTATTGCCAGGCATTTTCTGGGAAAAGACCAGGACCGGTATCTGGGAAGAGACCAGAACCGGGATCTGGCTGGAAATTCAGGCAGGAGTGTCACATACAGGATACTTCTGCTTATTTTTATGTTTATTTTTAGTGGAATGTCAGCAGGAAGTTTTTTAGGAGTACAGTTCAGAAACCAGATGGACCGGGAGGAAGACCGGATCGCACAGGCAGAATTTGGGGATGTGGTGCAGCTGACCGGACAGGTAATGGATGTACGGGAAAAAAGCGAAAAACTGGAAATAATTGTAAATAAAGTAAAGATACAGTGGCTGACCCTTCAATTTCCGGTACAGCTATATGGAGTGCCGGGAGAGCTGGAAAACTGGGAAGAGAGTCTTCTTCCTGGAAAAAAAGTGAAAATAGCCTGTTCATTAAATCTGGCGGAATCTGAAAAAAATCCGGGAGAATTTAATGCAAAACTGTATTACCGGTCAAAGGGAGTGGTGTGTACCGGATATATAAAAGCTTTAAAGGAAAGCTGGGGGGCGGACCGGCCCTTTATGCGTGTTATCCTCAGGTTCAGAAAATATTGCAGCCGCATTCTGGAACAATACTGTGAAAAGGAAGACAGCAGTATTTATAAGGCGGTCTTGCTGGGAGATACTTCTTTTATGGAAGCAGATACCTTGGATCTGTACCGCAGCAGCGGGATCGCTCATTTGCTGGCAGTGAGCGGACAGCATTTGTCGTTGATCGGCGGAGGGATATATCTGCTCCTTAGAAAGACGATAGGCGGATTTAAAGCTGCGGGAATATTAGGCGGCAGCTTTGTGATCAGTTATGGCATATTTACAGGTTCTGGAGGGTCTGCTGTCCGGGCAGTCCTTATGATCTGCTGCCTGTGGCTGGCAGCAGAACGGGGGCGTACCTATGACAGTCTTTCAGCCCTGGGGTTTGCAGCTTTAAGTCTTCTTGGAAAAAATCCCTATCTGATCTTTCACAGTGGTTTTCAGCTTTCCTTTTCAGCAGTTCTGGCAATTTCCGGACCGGGACAATGGATGATCCGGGAGTTTAATATTGGGAAAAACTGGAAAAAGATAGTAGTGATCAGCTTATGGGTGCAGATCATTCTTCTGCCTGTTATGGCTTGGCATTATTACCAGTATCCTTTGTATGGGATGTTTTTAAATTTTCTGGTATTGCCCTTTGTAGCTTTTTTAATGCTGTCAGGTATCATGATATTGCTTACCGGGGGATTCTGGCCTTTTGCAGCAGAAACCGCTGCCAAGGTGGGACATGTGATCCTTGTCTATTACAAGTGGATATGTGGATGTTCCATGAAATTGCCGGGAGCAGTGAGGATAACGGGACGTCCTGGTCCGGGACAGATCATGGGTTATATTGTGGTATGGGGAATAGGGATAGCTTCATTGAAATGGCTTATGGGAAGAAAGCTAAAAGGACAAAGAAGAGCAGTATTTGCAGCTGTTGTTCTGATCATATCAGTTCTCATTGGTTTTACTATTCTTTCTCCCCGTCCGGTTAAGGGGTTTGAACTTCTCTGTCTGGATGTAGGTCAGGGAGATGGCTTTCTTCTCAGGTCTGGCCGGACCAGTATCCTTATAGATGGCGGAAGTTCTGATAAAAAGAAGCTGGGAAGCAGAACCCTTGAGCCATGCCTTAAATCTAAAGGTATTTCACGATTAGACATAGCCATTGTAAGTCATGGGGATAATGACCACATAAGCGGGCTTTTATATCTTTTAGAACAGAAAATGCCTATAGACATATTAATATTGCCTGCCGGGGGAAAGGGAGGAGATATTTACGGTAAGCTGGAACAGATGCAGGCAGAAGCCGGGGGAAGGACGTATTACATGCATCAGGGAGATAGGATAAAAGCCGGAGAAATGGAATTTACCTGTATTTTTGAAAAAGAAACAGAAAAAGAGCGCAATGCTCATTCACTGGTGCTTTGTACCCACTATAAAGATCTGCATATACTGTTTACCGGTGATATGGGAATATCAGAAGAAACAGAACTTTTAAAAATGACAGAAATAAAAGGCAGTATCCAGCAGGAACATTTAAAACATGTACAGATCCTGAAAACTGCCCATCATGGTTCTAAAGGCTCTTCCAGTCCCGGCTTTTTAGGGAAAATGCCTTTAAAGGCTGCATTTATTTCCTATGGAAAAGATAATTCCTACGGTCATCCATCTCCCGCAGTTACAGAACAGATGAAGAAACAAAATATTTCTTTTTATGAGACCGGTGGAAATGGCGCCTGGATATTAGAAAATAAAGACAGGAAGGTTATTATCAAAAGAGCAGTAAAAACTAGTACATCGTTTCGTAAATAA
- a CDS encoding DNA alkylation repair protein, whose translation MTDIQKRLFELQDMAYRDFHSGLIPELPKEHFIGIRVPVLKKFAKEYKKEAEAEVFLKQLPHTYYEEYMLHGLLIAEIKDYAACIQAVEAFLPYIDNWAVCDGLSPKVFKDHKQELLEKIKQWIPSKHTYICRFGMEMLMRWFLDEDFRPEYLKMPASVRSEEYYVNMMIAWFFATALAKQWDAAVPYLQNPVLEPWTHNKTIQKARDSFRITPEQKEYLKTLRV comes from the coding sequence ATGACAGACATTCAGAAACGCTTATTTGAATTACAAGATATGGCATACAGGGATTTTCACAGCGGGCTGATCCCAGAACTGCCAAAAGAACATTTTATCGGCATCCGGGTACCAGTCCTTAAAAAGTTTGCCAAAGAATATAAAAAGGAGGCAGAGGCAGAAGTATTTTTAAAGCAGCTGCCCCATACCTACTATGAAGAGTATATGCTTCATGGATTATTGATCGCAGAAATAAAGGATTACGCTGCTTGCATACAGGCAGTAGAAGCTTTCTTGCCTTATATTGATAACTGGGCTGTTTGTGACGGCCTTTCACCAAAGGTATTTAAAGACCATAAGCAGGAGCTGTTGGAAAAAATAAAGCAGTGGATCCCCTCTAAGCATACCTATATCTGTCGTTTTGGCATGGAAATGCTGATGCGCTGGTTTTTGGATGAAGATTTCAGACCGGAATATCTTAAAATGCCTGCATCCGTCCGGTCAGAAGAGTATTATGTAAATATGATGATCGCATGGTTCTTTGCAACAGCCCTTGCAAAGCAGTGGGATGCGGCAGTCCCTTATCTTCAGAATCCGGTTTTAGAGCCGTGGACCCACAATAAGACCATCCAGAAGGCAAGGGATAGCTTCCGTATTACGCCGGAGCAGAAGGAATATTTAAAGACCTTGAGAGTATAG
- a CDS encoding alanine--glyoxylate aminotransferase family protein has protein sequence MYDIMTPGPTQVRENVRQARALACTNPDLDADFYDFYKETCEEISELLYTKNETLILDGEGILGLEAACATLTEKGDRVLVMDNGEYGKGFAGFVTMYGGEPVLYSTDYHNAFDVKALEKYLEKDHDFKYAALVHCDTPSGMLNDVSKLCPLLKKYGILTLVDSVSAMFGEEMRVDDYQIDLLCGGSQKAVSAPPGLSFVTISDDAYKAMRSRKTPVASFYANILAFDGYYEKQWFPYTMPISDIYGLRQAFDNIKNDPDMLERHRKIGEAVRAAVVEAGLELYQETGFSNTVTVFNVPQGTTDTAILTAMKEKCNIMLAGSFGAFAGKVIRIGHVGENAYPEKVEAVMSGLDKVFADLGITLKCSLKDAYNKRMNG, from the coding sequence ATGTACGATATCATGACACCTGGCCCCACACAGGTAAGGGAAAATGTACGGCAGGCCCGTGCGCTTGCCTGCACTAATCCAGACCTGGATGCGGATTTTTACGATTTTTATAAGGAGACCTGTGAAGAGATCAGTGAACTCCTTTATACAAAAAATGAGACCCTGATCCTGGACGGGGAAGGCATTTTAGGACTGGAAGCAGCCTGTGCCACTCTCACAGAAAAAGGTGACCGGGTGCTGGTAATGGATAATGGAGAATATGGAAAGGGATTTGCCGGTTTCGTGACCATGTATGGTGGAGAACCAGTCCTTTATTCCACGGACTACCATAACGCCTTTGATGTAAAGGCATTAGAAAAATATCTGGAAAAAGACCATGATTTTAAATATGCTGCCTTAGTACACTGCGATACCCCAAGCGGTATGTTAAATGATGTTTCAAAGCTTTGTCCGCTGTTAAAGAAATATGGTATCCTGACTCTGGTGGATTCGGTTTCTGCCATGTTCGGAGAAGAAATGCGTGTGGATGATTACCAGATCGATCTTCTCTGCGGCGGCTCCCAAAAGGCAGTTTCAGCACCTCCGGGATTAAGCTTTGTGACCATCAGTGATGATGCATATAAGGCAATGCGCTCCAGAAAGACACCGGTTGCATCTTTTTATGCAAATATCTTGGCGTTTGATGGCTATTATGAGAAGCAGTGGTTTCCATATACAATGCCCATCAGTGATATCTATGGTCTGCGTCAGGCTTTTGATAATATTAAAAATGATCCGGACATGTTAGAACGTCACAGAAAGATCGGTGAAGCAGTAAGAGCTGCGGTAGTGGAAGCAGGACTGGAATTATATCAGGAGACCGGTTTTTCCAATACAGTCACTGTATTTAATGTTCCGCAAGGGACCACAGACACAGCTATCCTTACGGCTATGAAGGAAAAATGCAATATCATGTTAGCCGGTTCCTTTGGTGCTTTTGCAGGGAAAGTGATCCGTATCGGCCATGTGGGAGAAAATGCTTATCCTGAAAAAGTAGAAGCAGTTATGTCGGGACTGGATAAAGTATTTGCGGATTTAGGAATTACCTTAAAATGCAGCCTGAAAGATGCTTATAATAAGAGAATGAACGGATAA
- a CDS encoding MATE family efflux transporter — translation MEQDMTRGNPLSVIFMFTLPLAIGNIFQQLYNMADTIIVGRFVGADALAAVGSTGTIMFLLNGFAQGITAGFSVLTAQRFGAGKKDAVKQSVTNGILLSIIGAILLTVLGCAIMDPLLHLMNTPDDIFDMAYTYITLISLGMIANVFYNLFSSYLRAVGNSKAPLFFLVFSACLNVGLDLFFIVVLKMGVAGAAWATNLSQAISALLCIVYIYCKVPALVPEKKHWRLTAGDTRYQMQMGIPMALQFAITSSGTMIMQSAINLFGSEAVAAYTAACKVHSLLTQGMVAMGQTMAVYSGQNYGKGDYGRIRAGVKAALIIEFIYSVVSAVAVSLLLGVTLGLFFSGDVDLTAMMPWARTYITICTLFYIPLSTIFIFRNTMQGCGYGFLPMMGGVVELVARMLVAMIAMRVHSYALSCFCDPAAWISAGLFTGVSYLFVMKKIKATLSPKG, via the coding sequence ATGGAACAGGATATGACCAGAGGCAACCCATTGTCAGTTATTTTTATGTTTACATTGCCTCTTGCAATTGGAAATATTTTCCAACAGCTTTATAATATGGCAGATACCATCATTGTAGGCCGCTTTGTTGGAGCAGATGCCTTAGCAGCAGTTGGCTCCACGGGAACGATTATGTTTTTGCTTAATGGCTTTGCCCAGGGGATCACTGCCGGTTTCTCTGTTTTAACGGCCCAGAGATTTGGCGCAGGAAAAAAGGATGCAGTAAAACAAAGCGTTACCAATGGTATTTTATTATCCATTATAGGAGCCATTTTACTTACAGTTTTAGGTTGTGCTATTATGGATCCGCTGCTGCATCTGATGAACACTCCCGATGATATTTTTGATATGGCTTATACTTATATCACTTTGATCAGTCTGGGAATGATCGCCAATGTATTTTATAATCTGTTTTCTTCCTATTTACGGGCAGTTGGAAACAGTAAAGCGCCCTTATTTTTCCTGGTATTTTCCGCCTGCTTAAACGTAGGTCTGGATCTTTTCTTTATTGTTGTTTTGAAAATGGGAGTTGCAGGAGCTGCCTGGGCTACTAATCTGTCACAGGCTATCTCCGCTTTGTTATGTATTGTATACATATATTGTAAGGTTCCTGCCCTGGTGCCGGAAAAAAAACACTGGCGTCTTACTGCCGGTGATACCCGTTACCAGATGCAGATGGGTATCCCTATGGCTTTACAGTTTGCCATTACCTCTTCCGGCACTATGATCATGCAGTCAGCCATTAATTTGTTTGGCTCAGAAGCAGTGGCAGCTTATACTGCAGCCTGCAAGGTACATAGCCTTCTGACCCAGGGGATGGTGGCAATGGGACAGACCATGGCAGTTTACAGCGGACAGAACTATGGAAAAGGGGATTATGGGCGCATCCGTGCCGGTGTGAAAGCGGCTCTTATTATTGAATTTATTTATTCTGTGGTATCTGCAGTGGCTGTTTCTCTTTTATTAGGAGTCACACTGGGGCTGTTTTTCTCCGGAGACGTGGATCTTACAGCCATGATGCCATGGGCAAGAACCTATATTACAATATGCACTTTGTTTTATATTCCCCTCAGTACGATTTTTATTTTCCGCAATACCATGCAGGGCTGTGGCTATGGATTTTTGCCTATGATGGGAGGAGTGGTAGAGCTGGTGGCAAGAATGCTGGTGGCAATGATCGCCATGAGAGTCCACAGCTATGCACTTTCCTGCTTCTGCGACCCGGCTGCATGGATCAGTGCCGGCTTGTTTACAGGTGTATCTTATCTTTTCGTAATGAAGAAGATAAAAGCTACGTTATCTCCGAAAGGTTAA
- a CDS encoding AAA family ATPase: protein MPVFDFNDEPKEEKKAPECTYTVIRSNETEASPEHPILVLDNSSRKWEHHSWGVFTNPVRKTAFEFQTEGGGTVSADILKVDARFVSLLKWLGESHINVRLSGSNKADGYAVYKIREIAFGGGTKLSAEDGFLQYMIGRLQASSAPAEESREEDAEKDGDHMKLTSLQSITDFMTCAGRTLPDNIRLWARRNLAVANSHEVSPEERRHAQRALSIMMNIQWKSNYFEAIDPDEARRILDEELYGMERVKQRIIETIIQINRTHTLPAYGILLIGPAGTGKSQIAYAVARILKLPWTTLDMSSINDPEQLTGSSRVYANAKPGIIMEAFSLSGQSNLVFIINELDKAASGKGNGNPADVLLTLLDNLGFTDNYMECMVPTAGVYPIATANDRSLISAPLMSRFAVIDIPDYTEDEKKIIFTKFALPKILKRMSMKEEECVILPEALDEVVRRYSDTTGIRDLEQAAEHIAANALYQIEVNHVDKVVFDGKMVRELLG from the coding sequence ATGCCAGTTTTTGATTTTAATGATGAACCAAAAGAAGAAAAGAAAGCACCGGAGTGTACATACACAGTGATCCGATCCAATGAAACTGAGGCTTCCCCAGAACATCCGATCCTGGTCCTTGACAACAGCAGCAGAAAATGGGAGCACCATTCCTGGGGTGTATTTACAAACCCGGTCAGAAAAACAGCGTTTGAATTTCAGACAGAAGGCGGTGGTACAGTCAGTGCTGATATCTTAAAAGTAGATGCACGCTTTGTAAGCCTTCTTAAATGGTTGGGGGAGAGCCATATCAATGTGCGCCTTTCCGGCTCTAATAAAGCAGATGGGTATGCTGTATACAAGATCCGCGAGATCGCCTTTGGAGGCGGTACCAAGCTTTCCGCAGAGGACGGATTTTTACAGTACATGATCGGGCGTCTTCAGGCCAGCAGCGCACCGGCAGAAGAGAGCAGGGAAGAAGATGCAGAAAAAGATGGCGACCATATGAAGCTGACCAGCCTGCAGAGTATTACGGACTTTATGACCTGCGCAGGAAGGACACTTCCTGACAATATCCGTCTCTGGGCAAGAAGAAACCTGGCAGTTGCCAATTCCCATGAGGTCTCACCGGAAGAACGCCGGCATGCACAGAGAGCTTTATCTATTATGATGAACATCCAGTGGAAGAGCAATTATTTCGAGGCCATTGATCCTGATGAAGCAAGACGGATCCTGGATGAAGAATTATACGGAATGGAACGGGTAAAACAACGTATCATCGAAACTATTATCCAGATCAACCGTACCCATACACTGCCTGCTTATGGTATTCTTCTTATCGGACCTGCAGGAACAGGAAAGTCCCAGATCGCTTATGCAGTAGCAAGGATCCTGAAACTGCCGTGGACCACTCTGGATATGAGCTCTATTAATGATCCGGAACAGCTGACAGGAAGTTCCCGTGTATATGCAAATGCAAAGCCGGGTATCATTATGGAGGCATTTTCACTGTCCGGCCAGTCTAATCTTGTATTTATCATCAATGAATTAGACAAAGCTGCTTCCGGCAAAGGAAACGGCAATCCAGCCGATGTGCTTTTGACCTTACTGGATAATCTTGGATTTACAGACAATTATATGGAGTGTATGGTGCCTACAGCCGGTGTATACCCAATTGCTACAGCAAATGACCGTTCTCTCATCAGTGCGCCATTGATGTCACGTTTTGCAGTGATCGATATTCCGGATTATACAGAAGATGAAAAGAAGATCATTTTCACAAAATTTGCTCTTCCGAAGATACTGAAGAGGATGAGCATGAAGGAAGAAGAATGTGTGATCCTTCCGGAAGCCTTAGATGAAGTGGTCCGCCGTTATTCTGATACTACCGGCATCCGTGATCTGGAGCAGGCAGCAGAGCATATTGCTGCCAATGCACTTTATCAGATCGAGGTAAACCATGTGGATAAAGTGGTATTTGACGGAAAAATGGTTCGGGAACTGTTGGGTTAA
- a CDS encoding GerMN domain-containing protein has translation MAVLSGCGAKAEPKPDPGSGKYLIYYLNSSLTKLVAQEYETETKDQADLAEELMDQLLHVPRDLDCQPAVNEKVSFKTCRIDEQVLYLYFDGSYISMKPEQEILCRAALARTMTQIPGIDYISIYRGDQPLMDRQGNPVGFISAGDFIINTSNVNAYEKTELTLYFANSTGDKLVEEKRDVAHNINTSMEQLIVEQLIAGPSGNGHQAVLPSDCKILSVSVTDNVCYINFDSAFLNSSQSVNEYIPIYAIVNSLVDKTSVSKVQIMVNGSQDVMFREVVSLNTAFERNTDYIEQK, from the coding sequence ATGGCAGTTCTTTCCGGGTGCGGTGCAAAGGCAGAGCCAAAACCTGACCCAGGTTCAGGAAAATATCTCATATATTACCTGAATTCCTCTTTGACCAAGCTGGTGGCACAGGAATATGAAACAGAAACAAAGGATCAGGCAGATCTGGCAGAAGAACTGATGGACCAGCTGCTCCATGTACCAAGAGATCTGGATTGTCAGCCTGCTGTAAATGAAAAGGTATCTTTTAAAACCTGCAGGATTGATGAACAGGTATTGTATCTGTATTTTGACGGCAGCTATATATCTATGAAGCCGGAACAGGAGATCCTGTGCCGTGCAGCTCTGGCAAGGACAATGACCCAGATACCGGGGATCGATTATATCAGTATTTACCGTGGAGACCAGCCTCTTATGGACCGTCAGGGAAATCCTGTGGGCTTTATCTCAGCAGGAGATTTCATTATCAATACAAGTAATGTAAATGCCTACGAGAAAACAGAACTGACCTTGTATTTTGCTAACAGTACAGGAGATAAACTGGTAGAGGAAAAGCGGGACGTGGCCCATAATATAAATACTTCCATGGAACAGCTGATCGTGGAACAGCTGATCGCAGGACCGTCAGGCAATGGCCATCAGGCGGTACTTCCTTCTGACTGTAAGATACTCAGTGTATCAGTGACAGATAATGTGTGCTATATCAATTTTGATTCTGCCTTTTTAAATAGCAGCCAGAGTGTAAATGAATACATCCCTATTTACGCAATTGTTAATTCGCTGGTGGATAAGACTTCTGTTTCCAAGGTACAGATCATGGTAAATGGTTCACAGGATGTAATGTTCCGCGAAGTGGTATCTTTAAATACTGCTTTTGAGCGGAATACAGATTATATTGAGCAGAAATAA
- a CDS encoding DUF378 domain-containing protein — protein MKNTALDAVALTLSIIGAVNWGLIGLFKFDLVAFLFGSMTLLSRIIYTIVGICGVYLISFYAKKE, from the coding sequence ATGAAAAATACGGCACTTGACGCTGTAGCTCTCACCTTATCTATCATCGGAGCTGTAAACTGGGGGCTGATCGGTCTTTTTAAGTTTGATCTTGTTGCATTTCTATTTGGAAGCATGACATTATTATCGCGGATCATCTATACTATTGTGGGCATATGTGGTGTATATCTTATCAGTTTTTATGCAAAAAAAGAATAA